In the genome of Pelagibacterium nitratireducens, one region contains:
- a CDS encoding ATP-dependent DNA helicase, whose amino-acid sequence MVAWSSQQDEALKAVAAWLKDENGPQVFRLFGWAGTGKSTLARHLAQDVKTVKYAAFTGKAALVMRKRGCKGASTIHSLIYTRISEKEGEPRFVLDPESAAADADLIVIDEVSMVDEVLGTDLLSFGTKVLVLGDPFQLPPVQGEGFFTAQDPDVMLTEIHRQAADNPIVRLSLDIREGRGLDYGTYGESKVVSRREVDQSEVLNADQVLVGRNKTRLDYNNRIRELKGLPTDIPVKGDRLVCLRNNPQKKLLNGQIWTLNSIKKRAGGTLEMTIDPEEADRTSVQTKVRAHQSFFTGEDAEMSWQLRRQYDEFTYGYCLTVHKSQGSQWDSVYLFDESFVFRDEAQRWLYTGITRAAERITVVR is encoded by the coding sequence ATGGTTGCTTGGTCCAGCCAGCAGGATGAGGCCCTCAAAGCCGTGGCAGCGTGGCTCAAGGACGAGAACGGGCCGCAGGTGTTCCGGCTGTTCGGCTGGGCGGGCACGGGGAAATCGACGCTGGCCCGGCATCTGGCCCAGGACGTCAAGACGGTCAAATATGCAGCGTTTACCGGCAAGGCGGCGCTGGTGATGCGCAAGCGCGGGTGCAAGGGCGCCTCGACCATCCACTCGCTTATCTATACGCGAATTTCCGAAAAGGAAGGCGAGCCGCGCTTTGTGCTCGACCCTGAATCGGCGGCGGCGGATGCCGATCTGATCGTCATCGATGAGGTTTCGATGGTCGATGAGGTGCTGGGCACCGACCTGCTTTCATTCGGCACCAAGGTTCTGGTGCTGGGCGATCCGTTCCAGCTTCCGCCGGTGCAGGGCGAAGGTTTTTTCACGGCGCAGGATCCCGACGTGATGCTGACGGAAATTCACCGGCAGGCGGCGGACAATCCGATCGTCAGACTTTCGCTCGATATCCGCGAGGGCCGCGGGCTCGATTATGGCACCTATGGCGAAAGCAAGGTTGTCTCGCGCCGCGAGGTCGACCAATCCGAAGTGCTCAACGCTGATCAGGTGCTGGTGGGGCGCAACAAGACGCGGCTCGACTACAACAACCGGATACGGGAATTGAAGGGCCTGCCCACCGACATTCCGGTCAAGGGCGACCGGTTGGTATGCCTGCGGAACAACCCACAGAAAAAGCTGCTGAACGGGCAGATCTGGACGCTCAATTCGATCAAGAAGCGCGCCGGCGGCACCTTGGAAATGACCATCGATCCCGAAGAGGCCGACCGGACGTCAGTGCAGACCAAGGTGCGCGCGCATCAGAGTTTTTTTACCGGCGAGGATGCGGAAATGAGCTGGCAGCTGCGCCGGCAATACGATGAATTCACCTATGGCTATTGCCTGACCGTTCACAAATCGCAGGGCAGCCAGTGGGACAGCGTGTATCTGTTCGACGAGAGTTTCGTGTTTCGCGACGAGGCGCAGCGCTGGCTCTATACGGGCATCACCCGGGCGGCGGAGCGCATAACCGTCGTGCGCTAG